The proteins below are encoded in one region of Aequorivita iocasae:
- a CDS encoding GTP-binding protein produces the protein MLSNEIVLRPRFQMELEEPCSQLVMKFSEVKEIQNRFIISCVDDHIFIKLPKREQHFWSPQLHLEITEKDENSCSLNGFFGPNPTVWTMFMFLHVAVGILFMVDLTWLYSNYNLGNPITIQIIIAVVLVLAWILLYFAGAMGKKKGKPGMRELYDFMNEIVENSKFQIPNSKTSP, from the coding sequence ATGCTTTCCAATGAAATTGTATTGCGTCCACGTTTCCAAATGGAACTTGAAGAACCTTGTTCACAATTGGTTATGAAATTTTCGGAAGTTAAAGAAATACAAAATAGATTTATAATTTCCTGCGTGGACGATCATATTTTTATAAAATTACCGAAAAGGGAACAGCACTTTTGGTCGCCGCAACTGCATTTGGAAATAACGGAAAAAGATGAAAACTCCTGTTCCCTCAACGGTTTTTTCGGGCCAAATCCAACTGTGTGGACCATGTTTATGTTTCTGCATGTTGCGGTTGGAATTCTATTTATGGTAGATTTGACTTGGTTGTACTCCAATTACAATTTGGGAAACCCGATAACCATTCAAATCATTATTGCAGTTGTTTTGGTATTGGCTTGGATTTTACTGTATTTCGCCGGAGCCATGGGAAAGAAAAAAGGAAAACCCGGAATGCGCGAACTGTATGATTTTATGAATGAGATTGTTGAAAATTCCAAATTTCAAATTCCAAATTCCAAAACATCCCCCTAA
- a CDS encoding DUF5522 domain-containing protein has protein sequence MLFPKKKIELEEGDYYLTPEGYKCFTEQYHLKRGYCCESGCRHCPYGFNKKTGKHQ, from the coding sequence ATGCTTTTTCCAAAGAAAAAAATAGAGCTCGAAGAAGGCGATTATTACCTTACGCCCGAAGGCTACAAGTGTTTTACGGAACAGTACCACTTAAAACGCGGATATTGCTGCGAAAGTGGCTGCCGTCATTGTCCATATGGGTTCAATAAGAAAACTGGGAAGCATCAATAA
- a CDS encoding urocanate hydratase has protein sequence MTFKEQIQQGIPSVLPEKKSYDPSINHAPKRKEILSKEEKELALRNALRYFEPKHHATLLPEFREELEKYGRIYMYRFRPDYKMYARPIEEYPGKCEQAKAIMLMIQNNLDYAVAQHPHELITYGGNGAVFQNWAQYLLVMKYLSEMTDEQTLAVYSGHPMGLFPSHKDAPRVVVTNGMMIPNYSKPDDWEKFNALGVTQYGQMTAGSYMYIGPQGIVHGTTITVLNGFRKIKKELKGGLFVTSGLGGMSGAQPKAGNIAGCVTVCAEVNKKATETRHSQGWVDEVISDLDALSQRVKEALANKETVSIAYDGNVVEVWEKFAEENIYIDLGSDQTSLHNPWAGGYYPVGLTYEEANEMMANNPENFKKEVQKSLRRQVEAINKHTAKGTYFFDYGNAFLLEASRAGADVVSEEKNKEFKYPSYVQDIMGPMCFDYGFGPFRWVCASGKPEDLQKTDEIACEVLEALMKNSPKEIQQQMQDNITWIKGAQENKLVVGSQARILYADSDGRVQIASAFNKAISDGKIGPVVLGRDHHDVSGTDSPYRETSNIYDGSRFTADMAIQNVIGDSFRGATWVSIHNGGGVGWGEVINGGFGMVLDGSTDAQRRLENMLFWDVNNGIARRSWSRNNEAVFAIKRAMQNNPQLKVTLPNFVDDKLFK, from the coding sequence ATGACTTTTAAAGAACAAATTCAACAAGGCATTCCATCAGTTTTACCTGAAAAGAAATCTTACGATCCATCCATAAACCACGCGCCAAAGCGGAAGGAAATTCTTTCAAAGGAAGAAAAGGAACTTGCCCTGCGCAACGCCCTTCGCTATTTTGAGCCAAAACACCACGCCACGCTTCTACCCGAATTTCGCGAGGAGCTGGAAAAATACGGGCGCATTTATATGTACCGTTTTCGTCCCGATTATAAAATGTACGCACGACCAATTGAGGAATATCCCGGAAAATGTGAGCAGGCAAAGGCGATTATGCTAATGATTCAAAACAATTTGGATTATGCCGTGGCGCAACATCCACATGAGCTGATTACTTACGGAGGGAATGGCGCGGTATTTCAAAACTGGGCGCAGTATCTTTTGGTGATGAAATACCTTTCGGAAATGACCGACGAGCAGACTTTGGCAGTTTATTCAGGGCATCCAATGGGTTTGTTTCCTTCACATAAAGACGCGCCCCGAGTGGTGGTTACAAATGGAATGATGATTCCGAATTATTCAAAACCTGACGATTGGGAAAAATTCAATGCGCTTGGCGTAACCCAATACGGTCAAATGACCGCGGGAAGCTATATGTACATCGGCCCACAGGGAATTGTACACGGCACCACGATTACGGTTTTGAACGGTTTCAGAAAAATTAAAAAAGAGCTAAAGGGCGGTTTGTTCGTAACTTCCGGTCTTGGCGGAATGAGCGGCGCGCAACCCAAAGCCGGGAATATTGCAGGCTGTGTTACGGTCTGCGCCGAAGTGAATAAAAAAGCAACTGAAACCAGACACAGCCAAGGTTGGGTAGATGAAGTGATTTCAGATTTGGATGCACTTTCACAACGCGTAAAAGAAGCATTGGCGAATAAGGAAACCGTTTCGATAGCTTACGACGGAAATGTGGTGGAAGTCTGGGAAAAATTTGCCGAGGAAAACATTTATATCGATTTGGGAAGTGATCAAACCTCGCTTCACAATCCGTGGGCGGGAGGATATTATCCCGTTGGTTTGACGTATGAGGAAGCCAACGAAATGATGGCCAATAATCCTGAAAATTTCAAAAAGGAAGTACAAAAAAGTTTGCGCCGCCAAGTGGAAGCTATTAATAAGCACACTGCAAAAGGCACGTATTTCTTCGACTATGGAAATGCATTCCTTTTGGAAGCCTCTCGCGCAGGTGCCGACGTAGTTTCCGAAGAAAAAAATAAGGAATTCAAATATCCATCTTATGTGCAAGATATTATGGGCCCCATGTGTTTCGATTACGGTTTTGGACCGTTCCGTTGGGTATGCGCTTCGGGAAAACCTGAAGATCTACAAAAAACTGATGAAATAGCTTGTGAGGTTTTGGAGGCATTGATGAAAAATTCGCCAAAGGAAATCCAGCAACAAATGCAGGATAACATCACTTGGATTAAAGGCGCGCAGGAAAACAAATTGGTGGTCGGATCGCAGGCGCGTATCCTATATGCAGATTCTGACGGGCGTGTGCAGATTGCTTCGGCTTTCAACAAAGCAATTTCCGATGGAAAAATTGGTCCAGTGGTTTTGGGGCGTGACCATCACGATGTTTCGGGGACCGATTCGCCGTATCGCGAAACTTCTAACATATACGACGGAAGCAGGTTTACGGCCGATATGGCCATCCAAAATGTAATCGGCGATAGCTTCCGCGGGGCAACTTGGGTGAGTATCCACAACGGTGGTGGTGTAGGTTGGGGCGAAGTAATAAACGGCGGTTTCGGAATGGTTCTTGATGGTAGTACAGATGCGCAACGGCGACTTGAAAATATGCTGTTTTGGGATGTAAATAACGGAATAGCCAGACGCAGTTGGTCACGGAATAATGAAGCTGTTTTCGCAATAAAACGAGCAATGCAAAATAATCCGCAATTAAAGGTTACGCTTCCAAATTTCGTTGATGATAAATTATTCAAATAA
- a CDS encoding T9SS type A sorting domain-containing protein yields MKTLITISCFLTMFVATAQWTTDTDANTLVAESGELDVQARGTSDGQTYVVYWKNVGAPTNIELRMQVMDADGNRKFGEDGLLVSDQLSMSTFTVIMNTVVDADNNLYIGVTGTTDFSAHAFKMDSDGNHLWGANGINLGTGVPVTILPLSSGDAIISWHDSGEAVMQKYDSGGNAVWPGTKTIGSGNTTAANLFELSNNDFVVVYHSILSGINSFLYAQRYDSDGNPVWSNAVQIADGATAFNRAYTGVQDGDVVYMGYFSSTGTRFDSYLQRINPDGSLPWGINGSDFDINQTDYEMETEIAFQPGSQYVWSISTYRNATQSERGEYVQKFDKDSGAREFTDNAKVLFPLGNDKSHQGSLRLRDGSPLFLMEEGENNGATPTTLNVVYLDENGNFAWPEETRPVATFAAAKSRVNFTEEGNMQNVAVFVEDKGNGKEIYAQNVVDETAEIEDFSNVSVFFKNPVEDEMVLKSNSDIAEIKIFNIRGQQLFGKKYKGENEIKINTQKWNTGIYFMNISTNKGGVKRMKIIKK; encoded by the coding sequence ATGAAAACACTTATTACAATTTCTTGTTTTTTAACAATGTTTGTTGCCACTGCCCAGTGGACTACAGATACGGATGCCAATACGCTGGTTGCAGAATCTGGCGAACTCGATGTTCAGGCGCGCGGAACATCTGACGGACAGACCTATGTGGTATATTGGAAAAACGTTGGAGCACCGACCAATATTGAACTTAGAATGCAGGTTATGGATGCAGATGGCAACCGAAAGTTTGGCGAGGATGGATTGCTTGTAAGCGATCAACTATCAATGAGCACATTTACGGTTATTATGAATACTGTTGTTGATGCCGATAATAATTTATATATAGGAGTTACTGGAACTACAGATTTTTCGGCCCATGCTTTTAAAATGGATAGTGACGGAAACCACCTTTGGGGTGCTAACGGTATTAATTTAGGAACTGGAGTACCGGTGACCATATTGCCATTATCTTCTGGAGATGCCATTATTTCTTGGCATGATTCCGGTGAGGCAGTGATGCAAAAATACGATTCCGGCGGAAATGCAGTTTGGCCTGGCACTAAAACAATTGGGTCTGGAAATACAACGGCTGCCAATTTATTTGAACTCTCCAATAATGATTTTGTAGTGGTTTATCATTCCATTTTAAGCGGAATAAATTCATTTTTATATGCTCAACGATACGATTCCGATGGGAATCCGGTTTGGTCAAATGCTGTTCAAATTGCAGATGGAGCTACTGCCTTTAACCGCGCTTATACAGGTGTACAGGATGGAGATGTGGTTTATATGGGCTATTTTTCTTCTACCGGTACCCGTTTTGATTCTTATTTACAGCGAATAAACCCGGATGGATCACTTCCCTGGGGAATTAATGGTTCAGATTTCGATATAAATCAAACCGATTATGAAATGGAAACTGAAATTGCTTTTCAGCCAGGGTCACAGTATGTGTGGTCTATTTCTACCTATCGCAATGCTACCCAAAGTGAGCGTGGGGAATACGTACAGAAATTTGATAAAGATTCCGGAGCGCGTGAATTCACAGATAATGCAAAGGTTTTATTTCCTTTGGGAAATGATAAGTCACATCAAGGGTCACTTCGGCTAAGAGATGGCAGTCCTCTTTTCTTGATGGAAGAAGGAGAAAACAATGGAGCTACGCCAACCACTCTGAACGTGGTTTATCTGGATGAAAATGGAAACTTTGCCTGGCCGGAAGAAACAAGGCCGGTCGCCACCTTTGCGGCCGCTAAGAGCAGGGTGAATTTCACTGAAGAAGGCAATATGCAAAATGTGGCTGTTTTTGTTGAGGACAAAGGCAACGGAAAAGAAATTTACGCACAAAACGTAGTTGATGAGACTGCTGAAATTGAAGATTTTTCAAATGTTTCCGTCTTTTTCAAAAACCCCGTGGAAGATGAAATGGTTTTGAAAAGTAATTCAGATATTGCAGAAATTAAAATATTTAATATTCGGGGGCAACAGTTATTTGGCAAAAAATATAAAGGTGAAAACGAAATAAAAATCAACACACAAAAGTGGAATACTGGAATTTATTTTATGAACATTTCTACGAATAAAGGAGGCGTAAAGAGAATGAAAATAATTAAAAAATAA
- a CDS encoding class I SAM-dependent methyltransferase, producing MEKFKDNFSKQSTAYQKYRPSYPKELFDYLSTLTKNYDLAWDCGTGNGQSAIGLANYFEKVYATDPSGQQISNAQSHPKITYKVEKAESCSLANNSVDLITVAQALHWFNFEKFYSEVKRVLKPEGIIAVWTYSLPRVSSEIDKLILHFHDNIVGEFWQKESQLVAEEYKTIPFPFNEIETPSFKFQKEITLEDLKGLLISWSATQRYKDKNRTDPIIQIEKELDNLWKKLDVTQLATWDIFLKAGK from the coding sequence ATGGAAAAATTTAAAGATAATTTTTCAAAACAATCTACTGCTTACCAAAAGTACAGGCCCTCCTATCCCAAAGAATTATTTGACTATTTGAGCACTCTAACCAAAAATTACGATTTAGCTTGGGATTGTGGTACTGGCAACGGACAATCGGCTATAGGTTTGGCCAATTATTTTGAAAAAGTTTATGCCACCGATCCGAGTGGGCAACAAATTTCAAATGCACAATCACATCCAAAAATTACTTATAAAGTTGAAAAAGCTGAAAGTTGTAGCTTAGCGAATAATTCTGTCGACTTAATAACAGTGGCCCAAGCACTTCATTGGTTTAATTTCGAAAAATTTTATTCTGAAGTAAAACGTGTTTTGAAACCGGAAGGAATTATTGCTGTTTGGACTTACAGTTTGCCAAGAGTATCTTCAGAAATAGATAAATTAATTCTTCATTTTCACGACAACATTGTTGGTGAATTTTGGCAAAAGGAAAGTCAACTTGTTGCTGAAGAATATAAAACCATTCCCTTCCCCTTCAACGAAATAGAAACGCCTTCCTTTAAATTTCAAAAAGAAATAACATTGGAAGATTTAAAAGGGTTACTCATTAGCTGGTCTGCTACCCAAAGATACAAAGACAAAAATAGGACTGATCCAATAATACAAATTGAAAAAGAACTAGATAATCTTTGGAAAAAACTGGACGTAACCCAACTTGCTACTTGGGACATTTTTTTAAAAGCAGGTAAGTAG
- a CDS encoding MerR family transcriptional regulator: MHIDLPERLYYNIGEVADAFGVNTSLIRFWEKEFDVLKPKKNAKGNRKFTPQDIKNLELIYHLVKERGFTLEGAKIHLKENKQKTLDQFEIIRKLESVKAELLKIKEQL, encoded by the coding sequence ATGCACATAGACCTACCCGAAAGATTATATTACAATATTGGCGAAGTAGCCGATGCTTTCGGAGTGAATACATCGCTTATACGTTTTTGGGAGAAGGAATTTGATGTGCTAAAACCAAAAAAAAATGCCAAGGGCAACCGAAAGTTTACCCCCCAAGACATAAAAAACCTAGAGCTTATTTATCATTTAGTAAAAGAACGCGGTTTTACGTTGGAAGGCGCTAAAATACATTTAAAGGAAAACAAACAAAAAACACTGGACCAGTTTGAGATTATTCGAAAACTGGAATCGGTAAAAGCAGAACTTTTAAAAATCAAAGAACAACTCTAA
- a CDS encoding DUF4136 domain-containing protein produces MKALKFLPLLFLFVFASCSTVRVATDFDKEVNFNQYNSFAFFKPGIDKAQISDLDKKRILRAIEENLTVKGMSKSTTPDLLVSIFTKERERVDVYNNNFGYGWGWNPWYYGGYYGGSHVSRSTEGTLYIDLIDAKTNNLVWQGMGSADLVTSDMERKEERIREIVMKILAEYPPGTLKK; encoded by the coding sequence ATGAAAGCACTTAAATTTTTACCGCTGTTGTTTCTTTTTGTTTTCGCATCCTGCTCCACTGTTCGTGTGGCAACGGATTTTGACAAAGAAGTAAATTTTAATCAGTACAACTCCTTCGCTTTTTTTAAGCCTGGAATTGACAAAGCCCAGATCAGCGACCTCGATAAAAAACGTATTCTTCGAGCCATTGAAGAAAATCTTACCGTAAAAGGAATGTCAAAATCTACCACTCCAGATTTACTCGTTAGCATTTTCACCAAAGAGCGTGAGCGTGTAGATGTTTACAATAATAATTTTGGCTATGGCTGGGGCTGGAATCCTTGGTATTATGGTGGCTATTACGGCGGAAGCCACGTTTCCCGTTCTACCGAAGGCACACTTTACATTGACCTAATTGACGCTAAAACCAATAATTTGGTTTGGCAAGGTATGGGCAGCGCAGATTTGGTTACCAGTGATATGGAACGAAAAGAAGAACGTATTCGTGAAATTGTAATGAAAATTTTAGCAGAATATCCGCCAGGAACGTTGAAGAAATAA
- a CDS encoding TPM domain-containing protein: MGIFIFPKNVSAQYEIPPKPEKQTSLYDYINLLTPSQKTALENKLIRYADSTSTQIVCIIIGSTNGEDISMLGAEWGQKWGIGQDGEDNGIVITLAKEDRKVDINTGYGIEYRITDLMAERIINRIMIPEFKAENYYEGLDKGSDAIFAALKGEFKEDRDFGKKDGTPIPFFIIFIFIIIIIALMRKGGRGGKGGGGGSLLDIIVLSSLGRGGFGGGGGSFGGGGSFGGGGGFGGGFGGGGFGGGGASGGW, encoded by the coding sequence TTGGGAATTTTTATTTTCCCTAAAAATGTTTCGGCCCAATATGAAATTCCGCCAAAGCCCGAAAAGCAAACTTCACTTTACGATTATATAAACCTGCTTACACCTTCACAAAAAACTGCATTGGAAAATAAGTTGATTCGTTATGCCGATTCTACTTCCACACAAATTGTTTGTATTATTATCGGCTCTACAAACGGCGAAGACATTTCCATGCTCGGTGCAGAATGGGGCCAAAAATGGGGCATTGGCCAAGATGGCGAAGACAATGGAATTGTAATCACGCTTGCAAAAGAAGACCGCAAAGTTGATATAAACACGGGTTACGGCATTGAATACCGAATCACCGATTTAATGGCCGAACGCATCATAAACCGAATTATGATTCCTGAATTTAAAGCAGAAAATTATTACGAAGGTCTTGATAAAGGAAGTGATGCCATTTTTGCAGCATTGAAAGGCGAATTCAAAGAAGACCGCGATTTCGGAAAAAAGGACGGAACACCCATCCCTTTTTTCATCATATTCATCTTTATCATTATCATTATTGCGCTTATGCGAAAAGGAGGGCGCGGCGGTAAAGGTGGAGGCGGCGGAAGCTTGCTGGACATTATTGTGCTGAGTAGCCTTGGTCGTGGTGGTTTTGGCGGTGGCGGCGGAAGCTTCGGCGGTGGCGGAAGTTTCGGTGGCGGTGGCGGCTTTGGCGGCGGTTTCGGTGGTGGCGGTTTCGGTGGTGGCGGAGCTAGCGGTGGTTGGTAA
- the era gene encoding GTPase Era: MTKHKAGFVNIIGNPNVGKSTLMNAFVGERLSIITSKAQTTRHRILGIVNGDDFQVLLSDTPGIIKPAYQLQESMMDFVKSAFEDADILLYLVELGEKELKDEAFFNKITNSKIPVLLLINKIDKGNEELLSEALKLWQEKVPNAEIFAISALQNFGVPEVFNRIIELLPESPPFYPKDQLTDKPERFFVNEAIREKILMHYKKEIPYSVEIDTEEFFEDENIIRIRSIIMVERETQKGIIIGHKGSALKRVGTEARKDLEKFFGKQIHLELYVKVNKDWRSNEKQLRRFGYNQK, translated from the coding sequence ATGACAAAACACAAGGCCGGATTCGTAAATATTATTGGAAACCCAAACGTGGGCAAAAGCACGTTGATGAACGCTTTTGTGGGTGAACGGCTTTCCATTATTACTTCCAAGGCGCAGACCACGCGCCACCGAATTTTGGGAATTGTGAACGGCGATGACTTTCAAGTGCTTTTGAGCGATACACCCGGAATCATAAAACCTGCCTACCAACTGCAGGAAAGTATGATGGATTTTGTGAAATCTGCCTTTGAGGATGCCGATATTCTGCTGTATTTGGTGGAATTGGGCGAAAAGGAGCTGAAAGATGAGGCGTTTTTCAACAAAATAACAAATTCAAAAATTCCAGTTTTATTGCTGATAAATAAAATTGACAAAGGCAACGAGGAGCTGCTTTCCGAAGCCTTAAAGCTTTGGCAGGAAAAAGTTCCTAATGCTGAAATTTTTGCGATTTCTGCGCTACAAAATTTTGGGGTTCCCGAAGTTTTTAATCGAATTATTGAATTGCTTCCCGAATCGCCGCCCTTTTATCCAAAAGACCAACTCACCGATAAGCCCGAACGATTTTTCGTAAACGAAGCCATTCGCGAAAAAATATTGATGCACTACAAAAAGGAGATTCCCTATTCCGTTGAAATTGATACCGAGGAATTTTTTGAGGACGAAAATATCATCCGAATCCGCAGTATAATTATGGTGGAGCGCGAAACGCAAAAAGGGATTATCATCGGTCACAAAGGTTCAGCTTTAAAGCGCGTGGGCACTGAAGCCCGAAAGGATTTGGAGAAATTCTTTGGAAAGCAAATTCATTTGGAACTTTATGTGAAGGTGAATAAAGATTGGAGAAGTAACGAAAAGCAGCTACGGCGATTTGGGTACAACCAGAAATAA
- the der gene encoding ribosome biogenesis GTPase Der: protein MMSIVAVVGRPNVGKSTFFNRLIQRREAIVDAVSGVTRDRHYGKSDWNGKEFSLIDTGGYVKGSDDIFEAEIDKQVELAIDEADAIIFMVDVESGVTGMDQEVAKLLRRSKKPIFLAINKVDAASRVNDALEFYSLGFENQYNLSSINGSGTGELLDDLVKALPDREEPDDSELPRFAVVGRPNAGKSSFINALIGKDRYIVTDIAGTTRDSIDTKYDRFGFEFILVDTAGIRKKSKVKEDLEFYSVMRSVRAIEHCDVIILIFDATRGFDGQVENIFWLAQRNNKGIVILANKWDLVEDKESSSVKDYEKYIRQQIEPFVDVPIVFVSVLTKQRIYKAIETAVQVYQNRSKKVKTSELNEVMLPIIQAYPPPAYKAKYVKIKFCTQLPTPYPSFAFFCNLPQYVKDPYKRFIENKLRENFDFSGVPITVYFRKK, encoded by the coding sequence ATTATGAGCATTGTTGCCGTCGTAGGAAGACCAAATGTGGGAAAATCCACTTTTTTCAATAGATTGATTCAGCGTAGGGAAGCCATTGTGGATGCTGTGAGCGGCGTTACGCGTGACCGCCATTACGGAAAAAGTGACTGGAACGGAAAGGAATTTTCGTTAATTGACACTGGAGGTTATGTAAAGGGAAGCGACGATATTTTTGAAGCTGAAATAGACAAACAAGTGGAACTAGCTATTGATGAAGCAGATGCCATAATCTTTATGGTTGACGTGGAAAGCGGCGTTACCGGAATGGACCAAGAGGTAGCGAAACTGCTTCGCCGTTCAAAAAAACCCATCTTTTTGGCCATCAATAAAGTGGATGCTGCTTCAAGAGTTAATGATGCTTTGGAGTTTTATTCACTTGGTTTTGAAAACCAATACAATCTTTCAAGTATAAACGGAAGTGGAACTGGTGAATTGCTCGATGATTTGGTGAAGGCATTGCCGGATAGGGAAGAGCCGGATGATAGCGAGTTACCACGTTTTGCAGTTGTGGGTCGTCCGAACGCGGGAAAATCTTCTTTCATCAATGCGTTGATTGGCAAGGACAGATATATTGTTACCGATATTGCGGGAACTACGCGTGATAGTATTGATACAAAGTATGACCGTTTCGGGTTTGAGTTCATTTTGGTTGATACTGCCGGAATCCGCAAAAAAAGCAAGGTAAAGGAAGATCTCGAATTTTATTCCGTAATGCGAAGCGTCCGTGCTATAGAACACTGCGATGTTATCATCCTTATTTTTGATGCTACCCGGGGTTTTGACGGACAGGTGGAGAACATTTTTTGGCTGGCACAACGCAATAATAAAGGAATTGTGATACTTGCCAATAAGTGGGATTTGGTGGAAGACAAAGAAAGCAGTAGTGTTAAGGATTATGAAAAATACATCCGTCAGCAAATTGAGCCTTTTGTGGACGTGCCCATTGTTTTTGTTTCCGTACTTACAAAGCAACGTATTTATAAAGCCATTGAAACAGCGGTACAGGTTTACCAAAACCGAAGCAAAAAAGTTAAGACCAGTGAGCTGAACGAAGTAATGCTCCCTATTATCCAAGCATATCCGCCGCCGGCTTACAAAGCGAAATATGTAAAAATAAAATTCTGTACGCAGTTGCCAACTCCGTATCCAAGTTTTGCGTTTTTCTGTAATCTTCCGCAGTATGTGAAAGATCCGTATAAGCGTTTTATTGAGAATAAACTAAGGGAAAACTTCGATTTTTCGGGAGTTCCTATTACGGTTTATTTTAGGAAGAAGTAA
- a CDS encoding TPM domain-containing protein yields MSKVEDFLTSEEEAAIIEAIRIAEKNTSGEIRVHLEPTSTSAEEPNEHIDAFDRAAEVFDMLNMDNTKEGNGVLIYVAVQDRTLVIMGDKGINDIVGQNFWESTKDIIINHFKNGDMKQGLVEGILKAGEQLKKHFPYQKDDKNELSNDISVG; encoded by the coding sequence ATGTCTAAAGTTGAAGATTTTCTTACTTCTGAAGAAGAAGCCGCAATAATTGAAGCCATTCGCATTGCCGAAAAAAACACCTCGGGCGAAATACGGGTACATTTGGAACCCACTTCCACCTCTGCTGAAGAGCCAAACGAGCACATTGACGCCTTTGACCGTGCCGCGGAAGTATTTGATATGCTGAATATGGACAACACCAAGGAAGGCAATGGCGTGCTTATATATGTTGCTGTACAGGATAGAACGCTTGTAATTATGGGCGACAAAGGCATAAACGACATTGTGGGCCAGAATTTTTGGGAAAGCACTAAAGACATCATTATCAATCATTTTAAAAATGGCGATATGAAACAAGGTTTGGTAGAAGGTATCTTAAAAGCTGGCGAACAATTGAAAAAACATTTCCCTTATCAAAAGGATGATAAAAATGAATTATCAAACGATATTTCGGTAGGGTAA
- a CDS encoding LemA family protein — translation MKKWLPIIIILGLILIIGGYLASLNNKLVVLDEKATAQWANVESSYQRRADLIPNIVSTAKGYAEFEQETLVAVTEARSKATSINIDPSNITPEKLAQYQEAQAGVTSALSRLLAVFERYPDLKANENFKELINELERTENRINVERNRFNEDARMFNTEINQFPTKIFAGMLGFHEKAYFKADAGSENAPKVNFDDLGNDKE, via the coding sequence ATGAAAAAATGGTTACCCATCATTATTATTTTAGGCCTAATTTTAATTATTGGAGGCTATTTGGCCAGTCTCAATAACAAATTGGTCGTTTTGGACGAAAAAGCCACTGCACAATGGGCAAATGTGGAAAGCTCCTATCAACGCCGCGCTGACCTCATACCAAATATTGTAAGCACAGCAAAAGGCTATGCCGAATTTGAACAGGAAACGTTGGTTGCCGTTACAGAAGCCAGAAGTAAAGCTACATCCATAAACATCGATCCTTCAAACATTACCCCGGAAAAACTGGCACAATATCAAGAAGCACAGGCAGGTGTAACCTCTGCACTTTCAAGATTGTTAGCTGTTTTTGAAAGGTATCCTGATTTAAAAGCGAATGAAAACTTTAAGGAATTGATAAACGAACTGGAACGCACCGAAAACCGTATAAACGTGGAGCGAAACAGGTTTAATGAAGATGCGCGAATGTTCAACACTGAAATAAATCAATTCCCAACAAAAATATTTGCAGGTATGTTGGGCTTCCACGAAAAAGCATACTTCAAAGCTGATGCCGGCAGCGAAAATGCGCCAAAAGTGAATTTTGATGACTTAGGAAATGATAAAGAGTAA